A genomic segment from Mastomys coucha isolate ucsf_1 unplaced genomic scaffold, UCSF_Mcou_1 pScaffold7, whole genome shotgun sequence encodes:
- the LOC116081722 gene encoding aldo-keto reductase family 1 member C18 isoform X1 codes for MNSRLQKIELNDGHSIPILGFGTYATEERLRKKSMDSTKTAIDVGFRHIDCSHLYQNEEEIGQAILSKIEDGTVKREDIFYTSKLWSTSHRPELVRPSLENSLRKLNLDYVDLYLIHFPVSLKPGDELLPQDEHGNLLLDTVDLCDTWEAMEKCKDAGLAKSIGVSNFNRRQLEMILNKPGLKYKPVCNQVECHLYLNQSKLLAYCKMNDIVLVAYGALGTQRYEACTNEDTPFLLDDPVLCDMAKKYKRAPALIALRYQLERGIVVLAKSFNEERIRENIQVFDFQLASDDMKILDGLDRNLRYFPAHMFKAGPNFPFSDEY; via the exons ATGAATTCCAGACTGCAGAAGATAGAATTAAACGATGGCCACTCCATTCCTATACTGGGCTTTGGCACCTATGCAACTGAAGAG cgTCTCAGGAAAAAGTCTATGGATTCCACCAAAACAGCTATAGATGTTGGGTTCCGCCATATTGATTGTTCTCACTTGTACCAGAATGAAGAAGAGATAGGCCAGGCCATCCTAAGCAAGATTGAAGATGGCACTGTGAAAAGGGAAGATATATTCTATACTTCGAAG CTTTGGTCAACCTCCCATCGTCCAGAATTGGTCAGACCCAGCTTGGAAAATTCACTGAGGAAACTTAATTTGGACTATGTAGACCTCTATCTCATTCATTTCCCAGTATCTCTGAAG CCAGGGGATGAGCTTTTACCTCAAGATGAGCATGGAAACTTACTACTTGAcacagtggatctctgtgacacaTGGGAG GCCATGGAGAAGTGTAAGGATGCAGGATTAGCCAAGTCCATTGGGGTGTCTAACTTTAACCGCAGACAGCTGGAAATGATCCTGAACAAGCCAGGACTCAAGTACAAGCCTGTGTGCAACCAG GTAGAATGCCATCTTTACCTCAACCAAAGCAAGCTGCTGGCTTACTGCAAGATGAATGACATCGTTTTGGTTGCCTATGGTGCCCTGGGAACTCAGAGATACGAAGCCTG TACTAATGAGGATACCCCATTTCTCTTGGATGATCCGGTTCTTTGTGACATGGCAAAGAAGTACAAGCGGGCTCCAGCCCTGATTGCCCTTCGCTACCAGCTGGAGCGTGGGATTGTGGTCCTAGCCAAGAGTTTCAATGAGGAGAGAATCAGAGAGAACATACAG GTCTTTGATTTCCAATTGGCTTCAGATGACATGAAAATTTTAGATGGCCTAGACAGAAATCTTCGGTATTTTCCTGCTCATAT GTTTAAGGCTGGCCCTAACTTTCCATTCTCTGATGAATATTAA
- the LOC116081722 gene encoding aldo-keto reductase family 1 member C18 isoform X2 codes for MDSTKTAIDVGFRHIDCSHLYQNEEEIGQAILSKIEDGTVKREDIFYTSKLWSTSHRPELVRPSLENSLRKLNLDYVDLYLIHFPVSLKPGDELLPQDEHGNLLLDTVDLCDTWEAMEKCKDAGLAKSIGVSNFNRRQLEMILNKPGLKYKPVCNQVECHLYLNQSKLLAYCKMNDIVLVAYGALGTQRYEACTNEDTPFLLDDPVLCDMAKKYKRAPALIALRYQLERGIVVLAKSFNEERIRENIQVFDFQLASDDMKILDGLDRNLRYFPAHMFKAGPNFPFSDEY; via the exons ATGGATTCCACCAAAACAGCTATAGATGTTGGGTTCCGCCATATTGATTGTTCTCACTTGTACCAGAATGAAGAAGAGATAGGCCAGGCCATCCTAAGCAAGATTGAAGATGGCACTGTGAAAAGGGAAGATATATTCTATACTTCGAAG CTTTGGTCAACCTCCCATCGTCCAGAATTGGTCAGACCCAGCTTGGAAAATTCACTGAGGAAACTTAATTTGGACTATGTAGACCTCTATCTCATTCATTTCCCAGTATCTCTGAAG CCAGGGGATGAGCTTTTACCTCAAGATGAGCATGGAAACTTACTACTTGAcacagtggatctctgtgacacaTGGGAG GCCATGGAGAAGTGTAAGGATGCAGGATTAGCCAAGTCCATTGGGGTGTCTAACTTTAACCGCAGACAGCTGGAAATGATCCTGAACAAGCCAGGACTCAAGTACAAGCCTGTGTGCAACCAG GTAGAATGCCATCTTTACCTCAACCAAAGCAAGCTGCTGGCTTACTGCAAGATGAATGACATCGTTTTGGTTGCCTATGGTGCCCTGGGAACTCAGAGATACGAAGCCTG TACTAATGAGGATACCCCATTTCTCTTGGATGATCCGGTTCTTTGTGACATGGCAAAGAAGTACAAGCGGGCTCCAGCCCTGATTGCCCTTCGCTACCAGCTGGAGCGTGGGATTGTGGTCCTAGCCAAGAGTTTCAATGAGGAGAGAATCAGAGAGAACATACAG GTCTTTGATTTCCAATTGGCTTCAGATGACATGAAAATTTTAGATGGCCTAGACAGAAATCTTCGGTATTTTCCTGCTCATAT GTTTAAGGCTGGCCCTAACTTTCCATTCTCTGATGAATATTAA